In Melioribacteraceae bacterium 4301-Me, a genomic segment contains:
- a CDS encoding ATP-dependent Clp protease ATP-binding subunit yields the protein MDGNFSERVQEVIRLSREEALRLGHDYIGTEHLLLGIIREGQGVAVKILRNLDVDLIKLKKAIEDTVRTSGGTLTIGNIPLTKQAEKVLKITQVESKIYKSDVIGTEHILLSLLRDEDNIATQILHQFNVTYDSARAELNNILSSKEPSKTQAASFSAARKVEKTKTPVLDNFGRDLTKLALEDKLDPVIGREKEIERVAQVLSRRKKNNPVLIGEPGVGKTAIAEGLALRIVQRKVPRILQEKRVVTLDLAGLVAGTKYRGQFEERMKALMNELEKADDVILFIDELHTIVGAGGASGSLDASNMFKPALARGDIQCIGATTLDEYRKYIETDGALDRRFQKVMIDPPSAEETIKILENIKFKYEEHHHVRYTKEAIEAAVRLSERYITDRHLPDKAIDVIDEAGSRVHMGHFTVSEEIIKLEEEIEKIKQKKIQVVKQQDYEEAARLRDTERQLQSDLEIAKREWEEKNKNVVYDVTEDDIGTVVSMMTGIPVTRVVQAESEKLLKMEEALKERIVGQDEAVTKLSKAIRRTRAGLKRANKPIGSFVFLGPTGVGKTELAKELARYLFDTEDALIRIDMSEYMEKFAVSRLVGAPPGYVGYEEGGQLTERVRRKPYSVVLFDEIEKAHPDVFNILLQVLDDGVLTDSLGRKVDFKNTIIIMTSNIGTKDIKSTGGFGFGGESETDHYTHLKNTVEDAMRKLFNPEFLNRIDETIVFRSLDREDIKRIIAIEMRDLVKNVSDNKMAIELSKSAIEFLSDKGFDPKFGARPLKRAIQKYVEDPLAEELLLGHFKEGDKIIVKHKKNTDELYFVAGKSDDIEEKEEKTTEGSKEN from the coding sequence ATGGATGGAAATTTTTCAGAACGCGTACAAGAGGTAATTCGATTAAGCAGAGAAGAGGCCTTACGTTTAGGTCACGATTACATAGGCACCGAGCACCTTTTGTTAGGTATTATTAGAGAAGGACAAGGTGTCGCTGTAAAAATCTTGAGAAATCTTGATGTTGATTTAATAAAGCTAAAAAAAGCCATCGAGGATACAGTAAGAACCTCTGGTGGAACACTAACAATTGGCAATATACCACTAACCAAGCAAGCCGAGAAAGTTCTAAAAATTACTCAGGTTGAATCGAAGATTTATAAATCAGATGTTATTGGTACTGAACATATTCTTTTGTCTTTGTTAAGGGATGAAGATAATATTGCTACACAAATCCTTCATCAATTTAATGTAACTTACGATTCTGCAAGAGCTGAGTTAAATAATATATTAAGCAGTAAAGAACCAAGTAAAACTCAAGCTGCAAGCTTCTCTGCAGCAAGAAAGGTTGAAAAAACAAAAACACCTGTACTAGACAATTTTGGTCGAGACTTAACTAAACTTGCACTTGAAGATAAACTCGACCCTGTAATTGGTCGCGAAAAAGAAATAGAAAGGGTAGCGCAAGTATTAAGTAGAAGAAAGAAAAATAACCCTGTGTTAATTGGAGAACCTGGTGTAGGTAAGACAGCAATTGCTGAAGGTCTTGCGCTCAGAATAGTTCAAAGAAAAGTACCAAGAATTCTTCAAGAAAAAAGAGTAGTTACATTAGATTTAGCTGGGTTAGTTGCTGGTACAAAATACAGAGGTCAATTTGAAGAAAGAATGAAAGCTTTAATGAACGAATTAGAGAAAGCAGATGATGTAATTTTATTTATCGATGAACTACATACAATTGTTGGTGCTGGCGGAGCTTCCGGTTCACTTGATGCTTCTAATATGTTTAAACCTGCACTGGCTCGAGGAGATATTCAGTGCATAGGTGCTACAACTTTAGATGAATATAGAAAATATATTGAGACCGATGGTGCTTTAGATCGCCGTTTTCAAAAAGTTATGATTGACCCGCCATCTGCTGAAGAAACAATTAAAATCTTGGAGAACATCAAGTTCAAGTATGAAGAGCATCATCACGTGAGGTATACAAAAGAAGCTATTGAAGCTGCAGTTAGATTGAGTGAAAGATACATTACAGATAGGCATTTGCCGGATAAAGCAATTGATGTTATTGACGAAGCTGGCTCTCGTGTCCATATGGGCCATTTCACTGTCTCTGAAGAAATAATTAAACTCGAAGAAGAAATAGAAAAAATTAAACAGAAAAAAATTCAAGTGGTTAAACAACAAGATTATGAAGAAGCTGCTCGTTTAAGAGATACCGAACGACAACTTCAGTCAGATCTGGAAATTGCTAAACGAGAATGGGAAGAAAAAAATAAAAATGTGGTTTATGATGTTACTGAAGATGACATCGGCACTGTAGTTTCAATGATGACTGGTATTCCAGTAACTCGCGTTGTTCAAGCTGAATCAGAAAAGCTGCTTAAAATGGAAGAGGCATTAAAAGAAAGAATTGTAGGACAAGACGAAGCAGTAACAAAGCTTTCTAAAGCCATACGAAGAACCCGAGCTGGATTAAAACGCGCTAATAAGCCGATAGGAAGTTTTGTGTTTTTAGGTCCAACTGGTGTTGGTAAAACAGAATTAGCAAAAGAATTAGCTAGATACCTATTCGATACAGAGGATGCATTAATACGTATCGATATGAGTGAGTATATGGAAAAATTTGCAGTATCGAGGTTAGTTGGTGCACCTCCAGGATATGTCGGCTACGAAGAGGGCGGTCAACTCACCGAACGAGTTAGAAGAAAACCGTATTCTGTTGTTCTTTTTGATGAGATTGAAAAAGCTCATCCAGATGTGTTTAATATTTTATTACAAGTATTAGACGATGGAGTATTAACCGATAGTTTAGGCAGAAAGGTTGATTTTAAAAACACTATAATAATTATGACTTCTAATATTGGCACCAAAGATATTAAGTCCACTGGTGGTTTTGGTTTTGGCGGAGAAAGTGAAACTGACCACTACACTCATCTAAAAAACACTGTCGAAGATGCAATGAGAAAACTGTTTAACCCAGAATTTCTTAATCGAATCGATGAAACTATTGTATTTAGAAGTCTTGATAGGGAAGATATAAAGCGCATTATTGCAATTGAAATGAGAGACCTCGTCAAGAATGTAAGTGATAACAAAATGGCAATTGAACTAAGTAAATCTGCCATTGAGTTTTTATCGGATAAGGGATTTGATCCTAAATTTGGCGCAAGGCCATTGAAAAGAGCAATTCAAAAATATGTTGAAGACCCTCTTGCTGAAGAATTATTATTAGGTCATTTTAAAGAGGGTGACAAAATTATTGTTAAACATAAAAAAAATACAGATGAACTTTACTTCGTTGCCGGTAAGTCTGACGATATAGAAGAAAAAGAAGAGAAAACTACCGAGGGTAGTAAAGAAAATTAA
- a CDS encoding purine-nucleoside phosphorylase: MVDLNEKYEQLIQALQKHIPFAPELCIILGSGLGDFINKIKLVNSISSKELPNYPQSTIEGHKGYIHFAKHAQKKLLLFQGRIHFYEGYTLSDVFLPVHIASKLGCYYLLLTNAAGGINKNLVPGDLMLNVSFNAINIKKELANTIGVITIKEKNRFLDFPSEEFNSVIKQAAIEEKINLKEGNYWYTKGPSYETPAEIKMISLFHGDAVGMSTAHEAIYGAKLGMKVASVSCITNYAAGLSNKKLNHQEVIDTADKVKNKFEKLVKKTIELL, encoded by the coding sequence ATGGTAGATCTAAATGAGAAATACGAACAACTTATTCAGGCTTTACAAAAACATATTCCTTTTGCACCTGAATTGTGTATTATACTTGGCAGTGGTTTAGGTGACTTTATAAATAAAATAAAGTTAGTTAATTCAATATCATCAAAAGAATTACCCAATTATCCTCAATCAACAATTGAAGGTCATAAAGGTTATATTCATTTTGCTAAACATGCTCAAAAAAAACTTCTCCTTTTCCAAGGAAGAATCCATTTTTATGAGGGTTACACTCTTTCTGATGTTTTTTTGCCTGTACATATAGCCTCAAAGCTTGGTTGTTATTATTTGTTATTAACTAACGCCGCTGGTGGAATAAACAAAAATCTCGTACCAGGCGATTTAATGCTTAATGTTTCCTTCAATGCTATCAATATTAAAAAGGAACTGGCTAATACAATAGGTGTGATTACTATTAAAGAGAAAAATAGATTCTTAGATTTTCCTTCTGAGGAATTTAATTCTGTTATAAAGCAAGCAGCAATTGAAGAAAAAATAAATTTAAAAGAAGGCAATTACTGGTATACCAAAGGACCTAGTTATGAAACACCCGCCGAAATAAAAATGATTTCACTATTTCATGGAGATGCTGTAGGAATGTCAACAGCTCACGAAGCAATTTACGGAGCAAAATTAGGGATGAAGGTTGCCTCTGTCTCTTGTATAACAAATTATGCTGCTGGCTTATCTAATAAAAAACTCAATCACCAAGAAGTAATTGATACTGCTGATAAAGTAAAAAATAAATTTGAGAAATTAGTTAAAAAAACTATTGAATTACTTTAG
- a CDS encoding NupC/NupG family nucleoside CNT transporter: MKIDSLIRGIIGIAVIIGIAFLISNNKKKINWRLVISGIGLQVIFAILILKGDELRNFFAPLGWPKDIFKFFSSFFVLLLNFTTEGAKFVFGNLALGSGNPESMGVFFAFQVLPTIIFFACLMSVLYYLGIMQKVVQAMAWVMAKVMGTSGAESLSNTANIFVGQTEAPLMIKPFIKGMTNSELLTIMVGGMATIAGGVMAAYIQILGQAFADSMKIPVQQAQLLFATHLLGASVMAAPASLVISKIMYPETSEPETKGTVKVKIEKNASNVIEAAAAGASDGLFLALNVGAMLIAFIALIALFNYLLNGLGDILNVNEYLKNHFGQPLNMQFIFGSILQFLAYGIGVPWHSAYQFGSLLGTKVVLNEFVAYLDMSKLIEMKTLSDPKAILMATYALCGFANFSSIAIQIGGIAPMAPERRGDLAKLGIRAVIGGSLATLMTATLAGILF; encoded by the coding sequence ATGAAAATTGACTCTCTTATACGTGGTATTATAGGAATTGCAGTAATTATAGGCATAGCTTTTTTAATCTCTAACAATAAGAAAAAGATAAATTGGCGACTGGTAATTAGCGGGATTGGCTTGCAGGTAATTTTTGCTATTTTAATACTTAAGGGCGATGAGCTCAGAAATTTTTTTGCTCCATTAGGCTGGCCAAAAGATATTTTTAAGTTCTTCAGTAGTTTCTTTGTGTTGCTGTTAAATTTTACAACGGAAGGTGCAAAGTTTGTCTTTGGTAATTTAGCACTTGGTTCAGGAAATCCAGAAAGCATGGGCGTTTTCTTTGCTTTCCAAGTCCTTCCTACAATCATTTTTTTCGCTTGTTTGATGTCGGTGCTCTATTATTTGGGAATTATGCAAAAAGTAGTTCAAGCCATGGCTTGGGTAATGGCTAAAGTGATGGGAACAAGCGGCGCTGAATCATTATCAAATACGGCAAACATATTTGTCGGACAAACAGAAGCACCATTGATGATTAAACCATTTATTAAAGGAATGACAAATAGCGAATTATTAACTATAATGGTTGGTGGAATGGCTACTATTGCAGGTGGAGTTATGGCTGCATATATTCAAATCTTGGGACAAGCATTTGCTGATTCAATGAAAATTCCTGTACAACAAGCTCAACTGTTATTTGCCACGCACTTGCTTGGCGCAAGTGTTATGGCTGCTCCGGCTTCATTAGTAATTTCGAAAATTATGTACCCGGAAACAAGCGAACCAGAAACAAAAGGAACAGTGAAAGTAAAAATAGAAAAAAATGCCAGTAACGTAATTGAGGCTGCAGCCGCTGGTGCAAGCGATGGCCTTTTTTTAGCTTTAAATGTTGGAGCTATGTTAATAGCTTTTATAGCGTTAATAGCCTTATTTAATTATTTGTTAAATGGTCTTGGTGATATACTTAATGTTAACGAATACCTTAAAAATCATTTTGGACAACCATTAAATATGCAATTTATTTTTGGGTCAATTTTACAGTTCCTTGCCTACGGAATTGGAGTGCCATGGCACAGCGCCTATCAATTTGGAAGTTTATTGGGAACAAAAGTGGTTCTTAACGAATTTGTTGCTTATTTGGATATGAGTAAATTAATTGAAATGAAAACACTTAGTGATCCCAAAGCAATTTTGATGGCTACCTATGCTCTTTGTGGTTTTGCTAATTTTAGTTCCATTGCAATTCAAATTGGTGGTATTGCTCCTATGGCTCCAGAACGGAGAGGTGATTTAGCCAAACTTGGTATTAGAGCCGTTATCGGTGGTTCTTTAGCAACACTTATGACAGCAACTTTAGCTGGTATTTTGTTCTAA
- the cdd gene encoding cytidine deaminase, which yields MNNYKKLAEEAIKAKSKGLPKYSNFHVGAALLTKDGKIFHGANIENSSYGLTICAERTAAFSAIIEGEREFSAIAIASDAKDFLPPCGACRQVLLELCGKELEVVMINHNQKIKKIKLSELIPFSFGEEHLKND from the coding sequence ATGAACAACTACAAAAAACTCGCAGAAGAAGCCATAAAGGCAAAATCAAAAGGGCTGCCAAAATATTCAAATTTTCATGTTGGAGCTGCACTTTTAACAAAAGATGGCAAAATTTTTCACGGCGCTAATATTGAAAATTCTTCTTACGGTTTAACAATATGTGCTGAACGTACTGCTGCTTTTAGCGCAATAATCGAAGGCGAAAGAGAATTTTCGGCAATTGCAATAGCAAGCGATGCAAAGGACTTCTTGCCGCCATGTGGAGCCTGTAGACAAGTTTTACTTGAACTTTGTGGAAAAGAACTTGAGGTTGTAATGATTAATCATAATCAAAAAATAAAAAAAATAAAATTAAGTGAACTAATCCCTTTTTCATTCGGTGAGGAGCATTTAAAGAATGACTGA
- a CDS encoding thymidine kinase has translation MTDFFLHSMPKDTGWIEVIAGCMFSGKTEELIRRLRRAKIARQKVMIFKPKIDTRYSSTEIVSHNEQSLPSILVENANEILELSKDAQVVGIDEAQFFSLELVDVCNKLADLGKRVIVAGLDQDYRGVPFEPMPQILAIAEYITKTLAICVVCGNPADKTQRKVVSKERVLVGAADSYEARCRKCHYISENQSE, from the coding sequence ATGACTGATTTTTTTCTCCATTCTATGCCAAAAGATACTGGCTGGATTGAAGTTATTGCAGGCTGCATGTTCAGCGGAAAAACCGAAGAATTAATTAGAAGACTTAGAAGAGCTAAAATTGCCAGACAAAAAGTAATGATTTTCAAACCCAAGATTGATACTCGTTATTCATCTACAGAAATTGTATCTCACAATGAACAATCTCTCCCCTCAATTTTAGTAGAAAATGCTAATGAGATTTTAGAATTATCAAAAGACGCTCAAGTTGTTGGAATAGACGAAGCTCAATTTTTTTCACTTGAACTTGTTGATGTCTGCAATAAACTTGCTGACTTAGGTAAAAGAGTAATTGTTGCTGGGTTAGACCAAGATTATCGCGGCGTACCGTTTGAACCAATGCCGCAAATTCTTGCTATTGCAGAATACATTACAAAAACACTTGCAATATGTGTTGTATGCGGAAACCCTGCTGATAAAACACAAAGAAAAGTCGTTTCAAAAGAAAGAGTACTTGTTGGTGCAGCAGATAGTTATGAAGCCCGCTGCAGAAAATGTCATTATATATCAGAAAATCAATCGGAATAG
- the floA gene encoding flotillin-like protein FloA (flotillin-like protein involved in membrane lipid rafts), with translation MEALTGLSVVVIVVVIFLLIIFFYFVPIGLYITAYFSGVKMRIFRDLIGMRLRKVSPQVIVRNMISAAKADIHLESGLLEAHYLAGGNVTKVVNALISANKANLDLQFQKAAAIDLAGRDVLEAVKMSVLPKVIETPMVAAVAKDGIQLKAIARITVRANLERLVGGATEATILARVGEGIVSTIGSSKSHKEVLENPDNISKVVLSKGLDAGTAFEILSIDIADVDVGTNIGAILQADQAEADLKVARAKAEERRAAAVALEQEMNAEVARMRAKVVEAEAEIPRAIAEAFRNGNLGVMDYYNLKNIQADTDMRASIAKPTEKKEKDKNG, from the coding sequence ATGGAAGCTTTAACAGGGCTATCAGTTGTCGTTATTGTAGTCGTAATTTTTCTGCTAATTATTTTCTTCTATTTTGTACCGATAGGTTTATATATCACTGCGTATTTTTCCGGTGTAAAGATGCGGATTTTTAGGGACTTAATAGGAATGAGATTACGAAAAGTTTCTCCGCAAGTTATCGTTAGGAATATGATTTCAGCTGCAAAAGCTGATATTCATTTGGAATCTGGTTTATTAGAAGCCCATTACCTTGCCGGTGGGAATGTAACAAAAGTAGTAAATGCTTTAATTTCTGCTAATAAAGCGAATCTTGACTTACAGTTCCAAAAGGCTGCAGCTATTGATTTAGCTGGTAGAGACGTTTTAGAGGCAGTTAAAATGTCTGTCCTCCCAAAAGTTATTGAGACACCTATGGTAGCAGCCGTGGCAAAAGATGGTATACAACTAAAAGCAATTGCAAGAATAACTGTTCGTGCAAATCTTGAAAGATTGGTCGGCGGTGCAACTGAAGCTACAATACTTGCACGAGTTGGAGAAGGAATTGTTTCAACAATCGGTTCAAGCAAGTCTCATAAAGAAGTTTTAGAAAATCCAGATAATATCTCAAAAGTTGTTCTTTCAAAGGGTTTAGATGCCGGTACTGCATTTGAGATATTGTCGATTGATATAGCTGATGTTGATGTTGGTACAAATATAGGTGCAATTTTACAGGCTGACCAAGCTGAAGCAGATTTAAAGGTAGCACGTGCAAAAGCTGAAGAAAGACGAGCAGCTGCTGTAGCGCTAGAACAAGAAATGAATGCTGAAGTTGCGCGTATGAGAGCTAAGGTTGTTGAAGCTGAAGCTGAGATTCCTCGCGCTATTGCCGAAGCTTTTAGAAATGGTAATTTAGGTGTAATGGATTATTACAATCTGAAGAATATTCAGGCTGATACAGATATGAGAGCATCTATTGCTAAACCAACCGAGAAGAAAGAGAAGGACAAAAATGGATAA
- a CDS encoding ATP-dependent helicase: MAKKYILSRTQKLGTNHKPTAEPKFTINYQQQLNPAQYEAVCANEGIYLVIAGAGSGKTRTLVYRVARLVEMGYEPQSILLLTFTRKAAKEMMDRASLLLDNRCSKINGGTFHSFANITLRKYAKFVQLDNNFTILDQGDSEDVINLIRGQLKLGELKKRFPNKETLFKVFSLSVNTEKSIEDILINEYPHFSEYLDKFIEIQKIYTAYKRKNNLLDYDDLLIFLLKFLNELSPAAKSLLSTIKFTMVDEYQDTNKLQADIIRALAQVNKNVMVVGDDSQSIYSFRGANFKNIIDFPNLFENVKIITLEENYRSTQEILDFANHIIDQAIEKFPKHLFTKKYGGSLPAIIRAANENMQSRFIVERILELREEGIPLNEIAVLFRSSFSSFDLEIELNKANIPYIKFGGMKFIEAAHVKDILAFLRISHNPIDFVSWYRILLLHEGIGPRKAQQIMNEISEGKLNITSHPEKNVSSKYNEHIYRLFELLFQIHTKNQSPVDKLEAILVYYEPLFKNKYDDYNKRKKDLDMILTIAEHYKSIESFLTDMALEPPQDTVIDVEPGDKEKEYLTLSTIHSAKGLEWHTVFILNAIDGFFPSSFSFGNYEQLEEERRLMYVAVTRAKQNLYVSYPMQIFDRLSGVTLAKPSRFIENIEENKAEIWLLEEQY; the protein is encoded by the coding sequence ATGGCAAAAAAATATATATTAAGCAGAACCCAAAAATTAGGCACAAATCATAAACCAACCGCCGAACCAAAATTTACAATAAACTATCAACAGCAACTAAACCCAGCCCAATACGAAGCAGTTTGTGCAAACGAGGGAATTTACCTTGTAATAGCCGGTGCAGGCAGCGGAAAGACAAGAACTTTGGTGTATCGTGTAGCTCGTTTAGTAGAGATGGGCTACGAACCACAATCAATTCTACTGCTTACTTTTACTCGTAAAGCGGCAAAAGAAATGATGGATAGAGCGTCGTTGCTGCTGGATAACCGCTGTTCTAAAATTAATGGCGGTACTTTCCACTCGTTTGCAAATATTACTCTAAGAAAATATGCAAAATTCGTACAGCTTGATAACAATTTTACTATTCTGGATCAAGGCGACAGCGAGGATGTAATTAACCTTATTCGTGGTCAACTTAAACTTGGAGAATTAAAAAAAAGATTCCCAAACAAAGAAACTCTTTTTAAAGTATTTAGCTTAAGTGTTAACACAGAAAAGTCTATAGAAGATATTTTGATAAATGAATATCCACACTTTAGTGAATATTTAGATAAATTTATAGAAATACAAAAAATCTACACTGCTTATAAACGCAAAAATAACCTCCTTGATTACGATGACTTATTAATCTTCCTGTTAAAATTTCTAAATGAATTAAGTCCTGCAGCTAAAAGTCTTTTATCAACTATAAAATTCACAATGGTGGATGAATATCAAGACACAAATAAACTCCAAGCAGATATTATTAGGGCATTAGCACAAGTAAATAAAAACGTTATGGTTGTTGGAGACGATTCACAATCAATTTATTCATTTAGAGGAGCTAATTTTAAAAACATAATTGATTTTCCTAATTTATTTGAAAATGTTAAGATTATTACTTTAGAAGAAAATTATAGAAGTACACAAGAAATACTGGACTTTGCAAACCATATAATAGACCAAGCGATTGAAAAATTCCCTAAACACTTATTTACCAAAAAGTATGGCGGTAGTTTACCAGCAATAATACGTGCAGCGAATGAAAATATGCAATCGAGATTTATTGTTGAACGCATTTTAGAGCTGCGCGAAGAGGGTATTCCATTAAATGAGATAGCTGTACTGTTTCGTTCATCGTTTTCTTCATTCGACTTAGAAATTGAATTGAACAAAGCGAACATACCCTACATAAAATTTGGAGGAATGAAATTTATTGAAGCTGCTCACGTTAAAGATATACTTGCGTTTTTACGTATTTCTCATAACCCAATTGATTTTGTAAGTTGGTACAGAATTCTTCTTTTGCATGAAGGAATTGGACCCAGGAAAGCACAACAAATTATGAACGAAATCTCAGAAGGAAAACTTAATATTACTTCCCATCCCGAAAAAAATGTCTCTTCAAAGTATAATGAACATATTTACAGATTGTTTGAGCTTCTTTTTCAAATTCATACAAAAAACCAATCACCCGTAGATAAATTAGAAGCAATTTTAGTTTATTATGAACCATTATTTAAAAACAAATACGATGATTACAACAAAAGAAAAAAAGATTTAGATATGATCCTAACTATTGCAGAACATTATAAAAGCATAGAAAGTTTTTTAACTGATATGGCATTAGAACCACCTCAGGATACTGTAATAGATGTAGAACCTGGAGATAAAGAAAAAGAATATTTAACACTTTCAACAATTCACTCAGCAAAAGGATTAGAGTGGCATACTGTTTTTATATTAAATGCAATAGATGGCTTTTTCCCATCAAGTTTTTCTTTTGGAAATTATGAGCAATTGGAAGAAGAGAGACGTTTGATGTACGTTGCTGTAACTAGGGCCAAACAAAATTTATACGTCTCTTATCCTATGCAAATTTTTGACAGGTTAAGTGGGGTAACACTTGCAAAACCCTCGCGATTTATTGAAAATATAGAAGAAAATAAAGCCGAGATTTGGCTTTTAGAGGAACAATACTGA